TATCGCGCAAGTAATGCTGAATCTCGCCACGAATATACGGAACCGCGAAGGAACTAAATGCATGACCTTTAGACAATTCAAAGCGCTCAACTGCACGAATTAAGCCGATGCACCCCACCTGTAGTAAATCTTCGTAACTTTCTGTACATTGATTGCTCCAATAGTGTGCCTCTTTTCGCACTAACCCTAAATTGAGGGTAACAAGCTGGTTGCGGATAGTTTGAGAGCGGTCTTGCTCGTAATCTCGCAGTAGAGTTGCACTTCTTTGCTTCAATTCGTTGTGTTCTGCAGTATAACTTAGCACCATAATTACAGTAATAATTGAATAACAATAAAGGCGTTACTACTGCGTCGCGCCACTAATTGCTCTTGTATGCTGAAACAATTGATAGCATTAAAGTTAAGTAGCACGCTAGTTGGACTTAATAGCTTAAATTGATTATTCAACGCTCAAATTAGCCAATAACAGCATCTAAAGAGGGTTGATTGTCTTCAGCTGAGATTGCTCGCTGCTGACTAATTAGAGTATTAATTTTTTCTGTTTTTGTACCACCGAAATAACACTGAAGTTTCTCTCTACTGATTTAGATTCTCCTCAAAAACCCGTAAGGCAAGCATTTGGTGCTGAAGTTGGCAACTCAAAATTCGATAATGAATTTGTATCAAGATACAATAAATGAACTAACTATGACTATAAAATTATTAGCATTAAGCTACAAGCAGTTTGCCTGGAAAGGAACTGCTAACAAGGGAAATGCTTAGCATCTTTATTTATGTTTATGACTGTTAATCCTGAAATTTTACTAAAAGTTAATGACTTTTTTACAGTTTGACTTTATTAATAACCAATATTGATGGTTAGTTTTTTATTAAAAGCACTTAATATTATGAATTTTTATCGCGAGTGATTGATAATAATGGCTACTTTACGATAGCTGCAGTCAATAAAAAAAAGAGAGACTAAATGCCCTCTTGAGAAAATTTGTAATTAGGTTAACAGTGCTTTAGTTAGCAACTTGATAGCCAAGGAGATAGAAAGAAAGAGAATGTACTGAGACATCTTGTGAAGTTCTTCCGTATCTCCTCTGAAGTTAATAGCGACGTGCTAGGCTATTGGTTCAACTCGAGCATAAAACAGACCGCGAATCTTGACATCTAGAGCTTCACGCGCTCCTAAGTCGGTATCTGATGGCTGTTCGCTCTCAAATGTACCTGCGATTTCGCCAGTGCTGCTATCTACTTTAGCAACCTGCAAGGAAATCTCACCCTTTAAGTTTGGGGTTTGCTTGCGGTTGGCGCGAAGGAGTTCTTCACGATCCGCTTGCGCGGGAAGCGCAACTGCATTATCGTAACCAGCAACAACACCGCGACCTTTAGGATCGAGGAATGCACCGGAGCGATAAGAAGGTACTTTGAATTCACCTTCAAAATCGGTAGAAGTGTTAATGCTAGTCAATCCTGGTTGAGTTTGAGCAACTAGCTCTTTAATTGTGAATAGAAAAGGAACTCGTTCACCTCCAGGAAGTTGTACAGTAATTGCTTGGAAGTCAAGCCCATCTTCTTCAACAAACGTTAGGCTGCCATCGCTGTTGACGTTTAGCTTGCCTTGTACTTGGTCAATTGTTGAAGTGTAACGTGTCAGCAATTTTCCAGCTATATATTCTGGTTTTTGACGTTTATTTGTGGGTTCTTCTTTCACAAAAAAGGTAGTTGGTTCCAAGCATAGATCGACGATTCTGTATGACTTATTAGGATCAATTGCAATAGAACCACGCGTAGTTTCTGACAGTTGTGGACATTTATTAGCTAGACCTGTTCCTCTGATTTGGTCGTAGGTGAGTACATCTCTACTGCTAGCAGAGGCAGGACCCTCACTACAAGCGGTTAGTACACCCAGGCACAATGCCAGAAATGCAACAATTAGAGCGCGATACCTCATGGTCAACCTCAATCTTTCTTTTAACTTTGTATTTAACCTGCAAACATAATCTGCCAAGAGAATTGAATATCAGGCGTATATCAGCTTGTTTTACCAAGAGCTATAGCACAAAGGCATGACAGTCATTATGACAATAGACAGTCGCGCTTCAACTTTGCTCGTACTCGGTGGGAAAATATAGGGGGGTAAATGGCATTTTACTCGTACCTATAGAACTTACCTTTAGAGATTCATTGAACCGCTGGGATTTAGCTCAGGTCTGCTGGTTTGCAGAATGGATCAGCCCAGATCCCAATACAAAATTTTACACGGCGATGTCGCCAATACATTGAATATTACACAAACTAAGATAATACTGTTGTCGAATTGACGCAGTACTGTCGCTATTAAAAACAATTCAACCATACAAAGGTAGACGATTTTTTTGTAAATTATTTTGTCAATTTACTAAAACTACGGTGAGTTTAAGTTGACGAAATGCCCGAAG
This sequence is a window from Chroococcidiopsis sp. TS-821. Protein-coding genes within it:
- a CDS encoding photosystem II manganese-stabilizing polypeptide, which codes for MRYRALIVAFLALCLGVLTACSEGPASASSRDVLTYDQIRGTGLANKCPQLSETTRGSIAIDPNKSYRIVDLCLEPTTFFVKEEPTNKRQKPEYIAGKLLTRYTSTIDQVQGKLNVNSDGSLTFVEEDGLDFQAITVQLPGGERVPFLFTIKELVAQTQPGLTSINTSTDFEGEFKVPSYRSGAFLDPKGRGVVAGYDNAVALPAQADREELLRANRKQTPNLKGEISLQVAKVDSSTGEIAGTFESEQPSDTDLGAREALDVKIRGLFYARVEPIA